The Edaphobacter flagellatus sequence AAACCGCTCATCAGCGTCAATTGCGCCGCCTTCTCCGACACGCTGCTCGAAAGTGAACTGTTTGGCCATGAGCGAGGAGCTTTTACAGGAGCAGATAAGACACGCTACGGCCTTTTTGAAGCCGCTCACCAGGGAACGCTGTTTCTGGACGAGGCTGGAGAGATGTCCGCTGCTGCACAGGCCAAGCTCCTGCGCGTTCTCGCGGAGGGAAAGATTACGCGTGTTGGCTCCACAGCAGCACGCGACGTCGACGTCCGTGTCCTGGTCGCTACGCATCGCGATCTTAGAAAGGAAGTTGTCAATGGAACCTTTCGCCAGGATCTTTACTATCGGCTTGCTATCGTGCCTATTGAGGTACCTCCTCTCCGCCACCGAACCGCAGATATCCCTGAGATAGCAGGGCATCTCCTTCGCCAGATAGCAAGCGATTTGAAGACCACGACTCGGACTCTTCATCCAGATGCAATGCAGCAATTAAGGTCCTACAGCTTCCCCGGAAATGTGCGAGAGTTACGCAATCTGCTCGAGCGTGCCTGCATATTAGCAAGCGGCCCGGAGTTACTCTGGATCGACTTGCCGGAGGTAGTTCAGAGCACAGACGCAAGTCCTGGCCTGCCCATCTTCAACGGCACATCGCTGCCTGAAGAGTTCCATCTTCGGAGTGCATTGGCCTCCTGGGAACGAGGCATTATTGAACAGACACTCACGAAGACGAATGGATCAAAGACGGAGGCGGCTCGTAGGCTGGGCATCTCAAAAAGCGATCTGAGCTATAAGCTATCGAAGTACGGCCTGTGATCCTGATTATTAAGCGTCTCCCCTAAGCTTTAATGCGCGACATTAAGTGCCAATTTGGCAGCATAGTGCCTGTTGCTGCGTTTGGATCCGTTCAAAAATTTGAACACGAATTTGAATTGTTACCCCTTCTTTAGCCTTCCTCGTTGTCATTGTCCATTGTTTCGCGGTCTTTTCGCATAATTCGGTCTGGCCCTTGACATGCCTTATGGATTGCAGCGTATGAAGCAACCGGCCGTATCGACATCCCACATTCATCTCACAGCCGTTAGGATGATTGTTCTATCGTTGTGCTTTACTTCCGCCTCCGCTCAGGGACCACAGTTCCAAGACCTATCTCTCCGCGATGCGATCCAATCGGCCTTGAACAAAAGGGCCGAGCTGCGGGCCGCCGCGCAGACTCAGGAATCCGCCATCCAGCTGCGTCGGCAGGCCCGCTTTATTCCGAACCCTCGGCTCTTTTATCAATCTGAGAATCTGCGCCCCGGTGTCGATTTCCTGCAAGGTGTCGATACCTATGCCTACGCCAGTGAGGTGCTGGAAGTGTCCGGGCGGCGGGGTACTCGTATCGCAGCAGCCGATAGCGCTGTTCATCGCGCTCAGCTTACCTTGGAACAACAACGGCGGATCATCGAGCTTCGCGTAGCCCAGGCCTACTGGGAAGCGCTGCGGCTGCAATACCTGCGAACGCTGGCGGATCAGAGCGTCGGATTCTATCGCGAGATCCTCGACTATCACCAGAAGCGGTTCAACGAAGGCAAGATTGCCGCGGTCGATCTGCTTCGCGTACGGCTGGAGGAGGCGCGGGCCGAGGCGAGCGCCGACTCCAGCAGACTCGCCGAGGCTCAGGCAAAGCAGAGACTGGCCCGCGAGATGGGCTTAATCATTACGAACAACTGGAGGCTTACCGAATCCTTCGATGTGCTCAATTCACCAAAGGAGCCTGTTTCTACAAACGATCCACAGGATGAGCGTATCGAAGTGAGCCTAGCCAGACAGGCAATCGATGCAGCCCGCGCCAACCTGATGACACAAAAAGCCCAAGGTAGGCCAGATATCGACGCGCTCTTTGGGTACAAACGTACGGCGGGTTTCGACACAATGATTGCTGGCTTTCAATTGAACCTGCCAGTCTTTGACCGCAATCAAGGGGCAGCATCCGCCGCACGATTCGACGTCGAAGCCAGTCAGTCTATGCTTGCCGCAGCGCGGCAGCAGAGCGCGAGCGATCTGGCTCTTGCGCGAATGTCCTACGATACGTGGCGGCGTCAGGTCTCGGAGCGCTACCGTCCGCTGCTGGATCAGGCCGTCGACATTGCGAATATCTCGCGGGCAGCCTACCGCGAGGGAGGCACGGACCTGCTCCGCCTGCTGGACTCGGAGCGACTGCGTGTGGACACGCAGAGTGCCTGGGTGGAAGCGCTGGGCAACTATCACCAGAGCGTCCTTTCTCTGGAATACGCCGAGGGTCTTGAGCCATGAACATGGAAACCGGTTTGGAACGAAGACAGATGAGATTGCGAGTCGAACGACAGAGACCTTTACGCTCTTCCAACGCGATGCTGACGCTCGCGACGCTGGTCGTCATGACAGGCTTTGCAAGCGGTTGCCGCAGCTCGGCTCCAGCTGGAGCCAATGCGCAGCCGAATGCATCGAGCGAGCCTGCCGCATCGAAGAGCGCATCGGACGGCGCGGAGATTGTTCTGCCCGCCGCAGAGCAGCGAGGGGTTATCACCACGACGACGCTCGCCGTCCAACAAGAGCCGTCG is a genomic window containing:
- a CDS encoding sigma-54-dependent transcriptional regulator, translated to MARVLIVEDEPNMRKVLSTNLRQDGHSLVEASTVKEGLQAVYGNDFDVALLDQKLPDGEGSEVLQAIQQAEPSTAVVVLTAFGTVELAVEAMRNGVFDFLTKPFSADNLRAVVRRAAERAVLSRENDLLRNTVDRLEGQSEIRGSSVAIVKLRELISRVGPTDATVLITGETGTGKELVARAIHKSSDRSTKPLISVNCAAFSDTLLESELFGHERGAFTGADKTRYGLFEAAHQGTLFLDEAGEMSAAAQAKLLRVLAEGKITRVGSTAARDVDVRVLVATHRDLRKEVVNGTFRQDLYYRLAIVPIEVPPLRHRTADIPEIAGHLLRQIASDLKTTTRTLHPDAMQQLRSYSFPGNVRELRNLLERACILASGPELLWIDLPEVVQSTDASPGLPIFNGTSLPEEFHLRSALASWERGIIEQTLTKTNGSKTEAARRLGISKSDLSYKLSKYGL
- a CDS encoding TolC family protein; protein product: MKQPAVSTSHIHLTAVRMIVLSLCFTSASAQGPQFQDLSLRDAIQSALNKRAELRAAAQTQESAIQLRRQARFIPNPRLFYQSENLRPGVDFLQGVDTYAYASEVLEVSGRRGTRIAAADSAVHRAQLTLEQQRRIIELRVAQAYWEALRLQYLRTLADQSVGFYREILDYHQKRFNEGKIAAVDLLRVRLEEARAEASADSSRLAEAQAKQRLAREMGLIITNNWRLTESFDVLNSPKEPVSTNDPQDERIEVSLARQAIDAARANLMTQKAQGRPDIDALFGYKRTAGFDTMIAGFQLNLPVFDRNQGAASAARFDVEASQSMLAAARQQSASDLALARMSYDTWRRQVSERYRPLLDQAVDIANISRAAYREGGTDLLRLLDSERLRVDTQSAWVEALGNYHQSVLSLEYAEGLEP